In Paenibacillus guangzhouensis, a single window of DNA contains:
- a CDS encoding metallophosphoesterase family protein, producing the protein MKKPLKFREDGSFVIVQFSDVEFLDEFDYDPETPLYDAETKALMERVMDAEKPDLVVFAGDVVASNRARNPLESFRRAVEAVEARGIPWAAVFGNHDSEGEVPRKQMHALQLEFAHNVAEEDPEGVDGAGNFIVQVAGHEGDRTEAALYFLDSGDYAQQGHRVGGYDWIRRSQIDWYIGRSRELTAQNGGEPLPALAFFHIPLPEYNDLWDFHTCYGHRYDNWCSAPNINSGMLSAMVDMGDVMGTFVGHDHGNDFWGELHGIRLCYGRSTRYVSFVDGVRHDLVPTGARVIRLKQGEKQFETWIRETDGSVVHEQPEHKPEGRKA; encoded by the coding sequence ATGAAAAAACCATTAAAATTTCGAGAAGACGGTTCATTTGTCATTGTGCAATTTTCGGATGTTGAGTTTCTGGATGAATTTGATTATGACCCGGAGACGCCGCTGTATGATGCAGAGACGAAGGCACTCATGGAGCGGGTGATGGATGCGGAGAAGCCGGATCTTGTCGTATTCGCTGGAGATGTTGTCGCGAGCAACCGGGCGCGTAATCCGCTCGAGTCGTTCCGTCGTGCGGTGGAAGCTGTTGAAGCGCGCGGCATTCCATGGGCGGCGGTGTTCGGCAACCATGATTCGGAAGGCGAAGTGCCACGGAAGCAGATGCACGCACTGCAATTGGAGTTCGCGCATAACGTTGCGGAAGAAGATCCAGAAGGCGTCGATGGCGCAGGGAACTTCATTGTTCAAGTCGCAGGTCATGAGGGTGATCGCACGGAAGCGGCGCTCTATTTCCTTGACAGTGGCGACTATGCGCAGCAAGGGCATCGGGTTGGCGGTTATGACTGGATCCGCCGCAGCCAGATTGATTGGTACATTGGCAGATCGCGTGAATTGACGGCGCAGAACGGCGGTGAGCCACTGCCTGCACTTGCGTTCTTCCACATTCCGCTGCCAGAGTATAACGATTTGTGGGACTTCCATACTTGTTATGGACATCGCTACGATAACTGGTGCTCTGCGCCGAATATCAATTCGGGAATGCTCTCGGCAATGGTCGATATGGGCGATGTGATGGGCACCTTCGTCGGGCATGATCATGGCAATGATTTCTGGGGCGAGCTGCACGGGATTCGCCTCTGTTATGGGCGTTCGACGCGTTATGTTAGCTTCGTGGACGGCGTACGTCATGACCTTGTGCCGACCGGTGCACGTGTCATCCGCCTGAAGCAGGGTGAGAAGCAGTTCGAGACATGGATTCGCGAGACCGATGGAAGTGTGGTGCATGAGCAGCCAGAGCATAAGCCGGAGGGGCGGAAGGCGTAG